One genomic segment of Linepithema humile isolate Giens D197 chromosome 5, Lhum_UNIL_v1.0, whole genome shotgun sequence includes these proteins:
- the Usp47 gene encoding ubiquitin carboxyl-terminal hydrolase 47 isoform X3 produces MVCRAGEKIQIDLSDVKDKTMEEIGVDFSVDPSVSEKKNTLFVVDPTQPFIDATPPKNAEYGLPTYNLASATPHAWGLEEDIVREDVRDGREEVNFRSFIKTETSYVGLVNQAMTCYLNSLLQALYMTPEFRNALYNWEYVDGSEKDEALSIPYQLQKLFLNLQTSTKSAVETTSLTKSFGWDSTEAWQQHDIQELCRVMFDALEQKFKNTEQSDLINRLYEGKMIDYVKCLECGTEKSREDTFLDIPLPVRPFGSHVAYNSVEEAIRAFVQYETLEGANQYHCEKCNKKCDAHKGLKFTKFPYLLTLHLKRFDFDYKTFHRIKLNDKVTFPDILNLNSFISSTTSQESPGGEEDIGLGIKCDDSSTTDSGTLDDDCVPCDNSLSNSNHSANHDQDDDEGIDMSNGPSTSSCTMHNHENEKNRGTYMLEKGPYMYELFSIMIHSGSASGGHYYAYIKDFRTQEWLCFNDQSVTQITHDDIQKTYGGGPSRAYYSGAYSSSTNAYMLMYRQIDRARNTLPMQAQDFPRHIQTLLKKMKESEENDRKNREKQMSVPRLKVYCHHPVEGKLMNIKLYVMPDITWFEATEKAYRKFNLENVVSLDQCRLVSYEHNTDLIECSYDDREHEAVGNIWRISRRFDFLLEIRRKDQKFETYLPGGVATKVFVIDVTREEVIDGPIDIRGSLSQSVKEYKQTVGKIINMDPKQMKVILLKFPETRPVENEDSDLQTEGFYNANKVFISTMYDIDNNKSFQESTVHRIIENFRHVISLHVQLPDTSKEMLEELNIPLLDEKYEEKESLPISNGSSKLGVNESHWDVNLKYNETLKGARNSDDTTIRNISPQLGELLNEEWNTPEQSNSEDSSLSDSDKTLVGDAPEGVFVQSHSLSRKYRMSNQFEIENWDDDDSDYYFRATPYIDSTQQKLLKVLVDKRMRLSTLKKDLEPLVGVPVEYFKVFRLSNSGESECSCLTEQLNAYEDGERLNVKLGRALRNGEFKVKLYQLLIDSTEPYKFLCEWIVSKDMAVGHAKKEILAEIKKKYDIDIPYEKCRLRKKYYKTASKVFLNEQKFEDLRFHSQFEMIVQELPDKETVIDTNQIVLFVRRWLPAKLQLAQFQEIVMDNRTVEELKKKLSSISDIPEEYIDIAKGKGSFPCDSSVLRIQTDLDWNEHHDSLSFNFEDGAVFFYRDNREKPKQLNADEVMEIAFKENSRLTPLSTTSSYSPRRERALKIYLDTE; encoded by the exons ATGGTTTGCAGAGCCGGTGAAAAGATCCAA ATTGATTTGTCTGACGTGAAAGACAAAACAATGGAGGAGATTGGAGTGGATTTCTCGGTTGATCCTAGCGTATCTGAAAAGAAGAATACTCTGTTTGTTGTTGATCCAACCCAACCGTTTATCGATGCGACACCACCGAAAAATGCGGAATACGGTTTGCCAACGTATAATCTAGCGAGTGCGACGCCGCATGCGTGGGGATTGGAAGAGGACATTGTTAGAGAAGATGTTAGAGATGGTAGAGAAGAAGTTAACTTCCGAAGTTTCATTAAAACTGAGACAA gcTACGTTGGCTTAGTCAACCAAGCGATGACTTGTTACTTGAACAGTCTTCTCCAAGCATTGTACATGACGCCGGAATTTCGGAATGCGTTGTACAATTGGGAATACGTAGACGGCTCCGAAAAGGATGAAGCTCTAAGCATACCATATCAATTGCAGAAACTATTTCTCAATTTGCAG ACATCTACGAAATCTGCGGTCGAAACTACATCATTAACTAAAAGCTTTGGATGGGATTCTACTGAAGCATGGCAACAGCATGACATTCAGGAACTTTGTAGAGTTATGTTTGATGCATTAGAACAGAAATTCAAAAATACAGAACAGTCTGACCTAATCAACAGGCTTTATGAAG GAAAGATGATTGATTACGTCAAATGCCTTGAGTGTGGAACAGAAAAATCAAGGGAAGATACGTTTCTCGACATCCCATTACCAGTTAGACCATTCGGCAGCCATGTCGCGTATAACAGTGTG GAAGAAGCAATTAGAGCGTTCGTTCAGTATGAAACATTGGAGGGAGCTAATCAGTATCATTGTGAGAAGTGCAACAAAAAGTGTGATGCTCATAAAGGattaaaattcacaaaatttCCATATCTGTTAACTCTACATCTCAAACGGTTCGACTTTGACTACAAGACCTTTCATCGAATCAAGCTTAACGATAA AGTCACGTTTCcggatatattaaatttaaattcctTTATCTCGTCCACAACGAGTCAAGAATCTCCGGGTGGCGAGGAAGATATCGGTTTAGGTATTAAATGTGATGATAGCTCGACGACAGATAGCGGAACTTTAGATGACGATTGCGTGCCGTGTGATAACAGTCTGTCAAACAGCAATCATTCGGCGAATCACGACCAAGACGATGATGAAG GTATTGATATGAGTAATGGACCGTCGACATCGAGCTGCACCATGCACAATCACGAGAATGAAAAGAACCGCGGCACTTACATGCTGGAAAAAGGCCCGTACATGTACGAACTATTTTCAATCATGATTCACAGCGGTAGTGCGAGCGGTGGTCATTATTATGCTTATATTAAAGATTTCCGGACGCAAGAATGGTTATGTTTTAACGACCAAAGTGTAACTCAG ATAACTCACGATGACATCCAAAAAACGTACGGCGGTGGACCGTCGAGGGCATATTATAGCGGTGCCTATAGTAGCAGCACGAATGCGTATATGCTCATGTATAGGCAAATTGATCGCGCTCGTAATACTTTACCAATGCAGGCTCAAGATTTTCCACGACACATTCAG ACGCTGCTGAAGAAAATGAAGGAAAGTGAAGAAAACGATAGAAAAAATCGTGAGAAACAAATGTCTGTACCTAGATTAAAGGTATACTGTCATCATCCGGTGGAGGGAAAGTTGATGAACATCAAGTTATATGTTATGCCTGACATTACGTGGTTCGAAGCAACGGAGAAAGCATATAGGAAATTCAATCTGGAAAATGTAGTGAGTCTAGATCAGTGTCGTTTAGTTAGTTACGAGCATAATACGGATTTAATAGAATGCAGTTACGATGATCGAGAGCACGAAGCCGTTGGGAATATATGGCGTATTTCACGTCGCTTCGattttttgttagaaattcgGCGGAAAGATCAGAAGTTCGAGACGTATTTGCCAGGCG gAGTCGCAACCAAGGTGTTTGTCATAGACGTGACCAGAGAGGAGGTAATTGACGGTCCGATCGATATCCGGGGTTCATTGTCGCAAAGTGTTAAAGAGTATAAACAAACCGtaggaaaaattattaatatggaTCCTAAGCAAATGAAAGTAATATTACTAAAGTTTCCGGAGACTAGACCCGTGGAAAACGAAGACAGCGATCTTCAGACTGAAGGATTTTATAATGCAAACAAAGTATTTATATCAACGATGTACGACATAGATAATAACAAGTCTTTTCAAGAGTCAACAGTGCACAGAATCATAGAGAATTTTAGACATGTTATTTCGCTGCATGTCCAATTGCCAGACACCAGCAAAg AAATGTTGGAAGAATTGAATATCCCGTTGCTGGATGAGAAATATGAGGAAAAGGAATCATTACCAATCAGTAATGGTTCGTCTAAACTAGGCGTTAATGAGTCACATTGGGACGTCAATCTGAAGTACAATGAAACCCTGAAAGGTGCGCGAAATAGCGACGACACCACCATACGAAACATAAGTCCTCAGTTGGGAGAACTCCTCAACGAGGAATGGAATACTCCCGAACAAAGTAATAGCGAAGACAGTAGTCTTAGCGATAGTGATAAAACGTTGGTCGGCGATGCGCCGGAAGGCGTCTTCGTTCAATCGCATTCGTTGAGTCGGAAATACAGGATGTCGAATCAGTTTGAAATAGAAAACTGGGACGACGACGACTCCGATTATTACTTCAGAGCTACGCCATATATAGATAGCACTCAACAAAAAC TACTTAAAGTATTAGTAGATAAGAGAATGAGATTAAGCACTTTGAAGAAGGATTTAGAGCCGCTTGTGGGAGTACCTGTGGAATACTTCAAAGTTTTTCGCCTGTCGAATTCCGGCGAGTCGGAGTGCAGCTGTTTGACGGAGCAGCTTAACGCGTACGAAGACGGTGAAAGACTTAATGTGAAACTCGGACGAGCCTTGCGTAACGGAGAGTTCAAAGTGAAGTTATATCAACTATTAATCGATTCCACTGAG ccttacaaatttttgtgcgAATGGATTGTCTCGAAAGATATGGCAGTCGGACATGCAAAGAAAGAGATACTGgcagaaataaagaaaaagtatgatatAGATATACCGTATGAAAAGTGCCGACTTAggaaaaagtattataaaacagCCTCAAAAGTATTCCTAAACGAACAAAAGTTCGAAGATCTGCGATTTCATTCGCAATTCGAAATGATCGTTCAAGAACTTCCGGATAAAGAGACAGTCATAGACACCAATCAGATAGTATTGTTTGTCAGAAGGTGGTTACCAGCGAAATTGCAACTAGCACAATTCCAAGAAATTGTCATGGATAATAGAACCGTCGAAGAACTAAAGAAAAAA CTTTCCTCAATATCAGATATTCCAGaagaatatatagatatagcGAAAGGAAAAGGTAGTTTCCCATGTGACAGTTCTGTGCTACGAATCCAAACCGATCTTGATTGGAACGAACATCATGATAGTTTATCTTTCAATTTCGAAGATGGTGCCGTCTTTTTCTATAG AGATAATAGGGAAAAACCAAAACAATTAAACGCTGACGAGGTAATGGAAATCGCTTTTAAGGAAAATTCACGCTTAACGCCGCTTTCTACTACTTCGAGTTATAGTCCACGTCGAGAGAGAgcacttaaaatttatttggataCCGAATGA
- the Usp47 gene encoding ubiquitin carboxyl-terminal hydrolase 47 isoform X4 — MVCRAGEKIQVCVVQFNMPFEVDRKLCSDKFSLYVSTRVKDLYNHIEEHYHMQPDSFRLRLCTSSCKMIDLSDVKDKTMEEIGVDFSVDPSVSEKKNTLFVVDPTQPFIDATPPKNAEYGLPTYNLASATPHAWGLEEDIVREDVRDGREEVNFRSFIKTETSYVGLVNQAMTCYLNSLLQALYMTPEFRNALYNWEYVDGSEKDEALSIPYQLQKLFLNLQTSTKSAVETTSLTKSFGWDSTEAWQQHDIQELCRVMFDALEQKFKNTEQSDLINRLYEGKMIDYVKCLECGTEKSREDTFLDIPLPVRPFGSHVAYNSVEEAIRAFVQYETLEGANQYHCEKCNKKCDAHKGLKFTKFPYLLTLHLKRFDFDYKTFHRIKLNDKVTFPDILNLNSFISSTTSQESPGGEEDIGLGIKCDDSSTTDSGTLDDDCVPCDNSLSNSNHSANHDQDDDEGIDMSNGPSTSSCTMHNHENEKNRGTYMLEKGPYMYELFSIMIHSGSASGGHYYAYIKDFRTQEWLCFNDQSVTQITHDDIQKTYGGGPSRAYYSGAYSSSTNAYMLMYRQIDRARNTLPMQAQDFPRHIQTLLKKMKESEENDRKNREKQMSVPRLKVYCHHPVEGKLMNIKLYVMPDITWFEATEKAYRKFNLENVVSLDQCRLVSYEHNTDLIECSYDDREHEAVGNIWRISRRFDFLLEIRRKDQKFETYLPGGVATKVFVIDVTREEVIDGPIDIRGSLSQSVKEYKQTVGKIINMDPKQMKVILLKFPETRPVENEDSDLQTEGFYNANKVFISTMYDIDNNKSFQESTVHRIIENFRHVISLHVQLPDTSKEMLEELNIPLLDEKYEEKESLPISNGSSKLGVNESHWDVNLKYNETLKGARNSDDTTIRNISPQLGELLNEEWNTPEQSNSEDSSLSDSDKTLVGDAPEGVFVQSHSLSRKYRMSNQFEIENWDDDDSDYYFRATPYIDSTQQKLLKVLVDKRMRLSTLKKDLEPLVGVPVEYFKVFRLSNSGESECSCLTEQLNAYEDGERLNVKLGRALRNGEFKVKLYQLLIDSTECYQDFLLWIKILLALQIFVRMDCLERYGSRTCKERDTGRNKEKV, encoded by the exons ATGGTTTGCAGAGCCGGTGAAAAGATCCAAGTATGTGTGGTTCAATTTAATATGCCTTTCGAGGTTGATCGTAAACTATGTAGCGATAAATTTTCCTTATATGTATCAACACGCGTGAAAGATCTTTACAATCATATCGAAGAGCATTATCACATGCAACCGGATAGCTTTAGGTTACGTCTATGCACATCGTCATGCAAAATg ATTGATTTGTCTGACGTGAAAGACAAAACAATGGAGGAGATTGGAGTGGATTTCTCGGTTGATCCTAGCGTATCTGAAAAGAAGAATACTCTGTTTGTTGTTGATCCAACCCAACCGTTTATCGATGCGACACCACCGAAAAATGCGGAATACGGTTTGCCAACGTATAATCTAGCGAGTGCGACGCCGCATGCGTGGGGATTGGAAGAGGACATTGTTAGAGAAGATGTTAGAGATGGTAGAGAAGAAGTTAACTTCCGAAGTTTCATTAAAACTGAGACAA gcTACGTTGGCTTAGTCAACCAAGCGATGACTTGTTACTTGAACAGTCTTCTCCAAGCATTGTACATGACGCCGGAATTTCGGAATGCGTTGTACAATTGGGAATACGTAGACGGCTCCGAAAAGGATGAAGCTCTAAGCATACCATATCAATTGCAGAAACTATTTCTCAATTTGCAG ACATCTACGAAATCTGCGGTCGAAACTACATCATTAACTAAAAGCTTTGGATGGGATTCTACTGAAGCATGGCAACAGCATGACATTCAGGAACTTTGTAGAGTTATGTTTGATGCATTAGAACAGAAATTCAAAAATACAGAACAGTCTGACCTAATCAACAGGCTTTATGAAG GAAAGATGATTGATTACGTCAAATGCCTTGAGTGTGGAACAGAAAAATCAAGGGAAGATACGTTTCTCGACATCCCATTACCAGTTAGACCATTCGGCAGCCATGTCGCGTATAACAGTGTG GAAGAAGCAATTAGAGCGTTCGTTCAGTATGAAACATTGGAGGGAGCTAATCAGTATCATTGTGAGAAGTGCAACAAAAAGTGTGATGCTCATAAAGGattaaaattcacaaaatttCCATATCTGTTAACTCTACATCTCAAACGGTTCGACTTTGACTACAAGACCTTTCATCGAATCAAGCTTAACGATAA AGTCACGTTTCcggatatattaaatttaaattcctTTATCTCGTCCACAACGAGTCAAGAATCTCCGGGTGGCGAGGAAGATATCGGTTTAGGTATTAAATGTGATGATAGCTCGACGACAGATAGCGGAACTTTAGATGACGATTGCGTGCCGTGTGATAACAGTCTGTCAAACAGCAATCATTCGGCGAATCACGACCAAGACGATGATGAAG GTATTGATATGAGTAATGGACCGTCGACATCGAGCTGCACCATGCACAATCACGAGAATGAAAAGAACCGCGGCACTTACATGCTGGAAAAAGGCCCGTACATGTACGAACTATTTTCAATCATGATTCACAGCGGTAGTGCGAGCGGTGGTCATTATTATGCTTATATTAAAGATTTCCGGACGCAAGAATGGTTATGTTTTAACGACCAAAGTGTAACTCAG ATAACTCACGATGACATCCAAAAAACGTACGGCGGTGGACCGTCGAGGGCATATTATAGCGGTGCCTATAGTAGCAGCACGAATGCGTATATGCTCATGTATAGGCAAATTGATCGCGCTCGTAATACTTTACCAATGCAGGCTCAAGATTTTCCACGACACATTCAG ACGCTGCTGAAGAAAATGAAGGAAAGTGAAGAAAACGATAGAAAAAATCGTGAGAAACAAATGTCTGTACCTAGATTAAAGGTATACTGTCATCATCCGGTGGAGGGAAAGTTGATGAACATCAAGTTATATGTTATGCCTGACATTACGTGGTTCGAAGCAACGGAGAAAGCATATAGGAAATTCAATCTGGAAAATGTAGTGAGTCTAGATCAGTGTCGTTTAGTTAGTTACGAGCATAATACGGATTTAATAGAATGCAGTTACGATGATCGAGAGCACGAAGCCGTTGGGAATATATGGCGTATTTCACGTCGCTTCGattttttgttagaaattcgGCGGAAAGATCAGAAGTTCGAGACGTATTTGCCAGGCG gAGTCGCAACCAAGGTGTTTGTCATAGACGTGACCAGAGAGGAGGTAATTGACGGTCCGATCGATATCCGGGGTTCATTGTCGCAAAGTGTTAAAGAGTATAAACAAACCGtaggaaaaattattaatatggaTCCTAAGCAAATGAAAGTAATATTACTAAAGTTTCCGGAGACTAGACCCGTGGAAAACGAAGACAGCGATCTTCAGACTGAAGGATTTTATAATGCAAACAAAGTATTTATATCAACGATGTACGACATAGATAATAACAAGTCTTTTCAAGAGTCAACAGTGCACAGAATCATAGAGAATTTTAGACATGTTATTTCGCTGCATGTCCAATTGCCAGACACCAGCAAAg AAATGTTGGAAGAATTGAATATCCCGTTGCTGGATGAGAAATATGAGGAAAAGGAATCATTACCAATCAGTAATGGTTCGTCTAAACTAGGCGTTAATGAGTCACATTGGGACGTCAATCTGAAGTACAATGAAACCCTGAAAGGTGCGCGAAATAGCGACGACACCACCATACGAAACATAAGTCCTCAGTTGGGAGAACTCCTCAACGAGGAATGGAATACTCCCGAACAAAGTAATAGCGAAGACAGTAGTCTTAGCGATAGTGATAAAACGTTGGTCGGCGATGCGCCGGAAGGCGTCTTCGTTCAATCGCATTCGTTGAGTCGGAAATACAGGATGTCGAATCAGTTTGAAATAGAAAACTGGGACGACGACGACTCCGATTATTACTTCAGAGCTACGCCATATATAGATAGCACTCAACAAAAAC TACTTAAAGTATTAGTAGATAAGAGAATGAGATTAAGCACTTTGAAGAAGGATTTAGAGCCGCTTGTGGGAGTACCTGTGGAATACTTCAAAGTTTTTCGCCTGTCGAATTCCGGCGAGTCGGAGTGCAGCTGTTTGACGGAGCAGCTTAACGCGTACGAAGACGGTGAAAGACTTAATGTGAAACTCGGACGAGCCTTGCGTAACGGAGAGTTCAAAGTGAAGTTATATCAACTATTAATCGATTCCACTGAG tgttatcaagattttttattatggattaaaattttattagccttacaaatttttgtgcgAATGGATTGTCTCGAAAGATATGGCAGTCGGACATGCAAAGAAAGAGATACTGgcagaaataaagaaaaagtatga